A region from the Triticum aestivum cultivar Chinese Spring chromosome 3D, IWGSC CS RefSeq v2.1, whole genome shotgun sequence genome encodes:
- the LOC123075316 gene encoding uncharacterized protein — translation MTAAGVGAEAQMGKDRDVVRLERESVIPVMKPKLIMKLAYLIEHGNDREEFLKLCKRVEYTIRAWYHLQFDDMMELYALFDPVQGAKKLQQQNFSSEEIDTLEQNFLTYFFQVMEKSNFNILSDDEVELAHSGQYLLNLPIKVDEAKLDSKLLSKYFKEHHHDNLPEFCDKYVIFRRGIGLDRTSDFFFMEKVDMVITRTWRWLLQKTRLQRLFLRKKKVKPVIDSKKNDDLVGEGDDKELYIERIRLETMNLSLRNLIGKVAIQEPTFEEVIVLYRKKSPKGQDDRAIQVKHFKNIPMADMELVLPEKKNPSLTPMDWVQFIVSVVIGLVTLVGSLEIPKADFWVVIAILSALAGYCAKIYFSFQKNMATYQNLITQSMYDKQLDSGKGTLLHLCDDVIQQEIKEVIIAYYILMENGKATIEDLDLQCEELIQEEFGLQCNFEVMDAVQKLERFGIVTRDSIGRIVCVPLKRSNEIIGATTEELVMKARQS, via the exons ATgacggcggcgggggtgggggcggaGGCCCAGATGGGGAAGGACAGGGACGTGGTGCGGCTGGAGCGCGAGTCGGTGATCCCCGTCATGAAGCCCAAGCTCATCATGAAGCTCGCTTACCTCATTG AGCACGGAAACGACAGGGAGGAATTCCTGAAGCTCTGCAAGAGGGTGGAGTACACCATCAGAGCTTGGTATCATCTCCAGTTTGATGATATGATG GAGCTGTATGCTCTCTTCGACCCTGTGCAGGGTGCCAAAAAACTGCAGCAGCAGAACTTCTCGTCCGAGGAAATCGATACACTCGAGCAGAACTTCCTGACCTATTTCTTTCAG GTGATGGAAAAAAGCAATTTCAACATATTATCTGACGATGAGGTTGAACTTGCTCATTCTGGACAATACCTATTGAATCTTCCAATTAAAGTTGATGAAGCAAAG TTAGATAGCAAACTTTTGTCAAAGTATTTCAAGGAGCACCATCATGACAACCTACCTGAGTTCTGTGATAAG TACGTCATATTTCGGAGGGGCATAGGACTGGACCGCACTAGCGATTTTTTCTTCATGGAGAAAGTGGATATGGTCATAACTCGTACATGGCGATGGCTGTTACAGAAGACGAG ACTGCAAAGGCTCTTCTTGAGAAAGAAAAAGGTCAAGCCAGTGATAGattccaagaaaaatgatgatctAGTTGGTGAAGGGGACGACAAGGAGCTATACATTGAACGTATACGACTTGAAACAATGAACTTGAG CCTGCGCAATTTAATTGGCAAGGTTGCAATTCAGGAGCCTACATTTGAAGAGGTGATTGTCTTGTACAG GAAGAAAAGCCCGAAGGGCCAGGATGATAGAGCAATTCAGGTTAAACACTTCAAAAATATTCCGATGGCAGATATGGAGTTGGTTCTG CCTGAGAAGAAAAACCCGAGCCTCACACCAATGGACTGGGTTCAGTTCATTGTTTCTGTTGTTATTGGGCTT GTTACACTCGTCGGTTCACTCGAAATACCTAAAGCTGATTTCTGGGTTGTGATTGCCATCCTTTCTGCTCTGGCTGGATATTGTGCTAAGATCTATTTCTC GTTTCAAAAGAACATGGCAACCTATCAAAACCTAATCACTCAGTCAATGTATGACAAACAACTAGATAGTGGGAAAGGCACACTTCTGCACCTCTGTGATGATGTGATTCAACAGGAA ATCAAGGAGGTCATAATCGCATACTATATATTGATGGAAAATGGAAAGGCTACTATTGAG GATCTTGATTTGCAATGCGAGGAGCTAATCCAGGAAGAGTTTGGTTTGCAATGTAATTTTGAGGTGATGGATGCTGTTCAAAAGTTAGAGAGATTTGGTATTGTTACAAGA GATTCTATAGGAAGAATTGTTTGCGTTCCTCTAAAGCGATCCAATGAGATCATTGGTGCTACTACCGAGGAGCTGGTTATGAAAGCCAGACAAAGCTAG
- the LOC123080395 gene encoding serine/threonine-protein kinase-like protein ACR4, producing MSDILAVALGGAAGGLALVGAITLIVVLCLRHGRRNSDSSESNSSGQALPDMQGARCMTLEELRSATNNFSSSNLVGHGMFGEVYNGLLQDGTIIAVKRRHSPPSQEFLHEVNYLSSIRRHPNLVNLLGYCQDNGMQMLVYQYVPNGSISAHLHGNGNSPTVRLEFKQRLAIAHGTAKGLSHLHSMTPPAVHMNFKTANVLVDADFLPKVADTGIRGLLDRLGNAGPPSMIFNDPFVDPRGKESMIFSIQSDVYSFGVFLVELISGRTAASDQGIIEWVRNFQESSEISAIADRRMTSGFTPQGMKELLRLASRCVNPTSEDRPSMSLVEAEIHRIREQEIRRTTAMPVGDTTVTLGSQLFTSPR from the exons ATGTCAGACATTCTTGCAGTAGCTCTAGGAGGAGCTGCAGGAGGTTTGGCATTAGTTGGTGCCATCACACTCATTGTAGTGCTATGCCTACGGCACGGCAGACGGAATTCAGATTCTTCAGAGAGTAATTCGTCCGGTCAAGCTCTTCCAG ACATGCAAGGAGCAAGATGTATGACACTGGAGGAACTAAGGTCTGCTACAAATAACTTCAGCAGCTCGAATCTCGTCGGACATGGAATGTTCGGAGAGGTATACAACGGTTTGCTCCAGGATGGCACAATTATAGCGGTTAAAAGGCGGCATTCTCCTCCTAGCCAGGAATTTCTCCATGAG GTTAATTACCTGTCGTCTATCCGTCGTCATCCCAACCTTGTAAATCTCTTGGGGTATTGCCAGGACAATGGCATGCAGATGCTTGTTTATCAGTATGTCCCCAATGGCAGCATTTCTGCGCATTTGCATG GCAACGGCAATTCTCCAACTGTGAGGCTAGAATTCAAGCAGAGACTTGCTATTGCTCATGGAACCGCTAAGG GCCTGAGTCACCTGCATTCCATGACCCCTCCTGCTGTTCACATGAACTTCAAAACTGCTAATGTCCTGGTGGATGCGGATTTCTTACCAAAAGTTGCTGATACTGGCATCCGAGGCCTACTTGATCGACTAGGCAATGCTGGCCCGCCTTCGATGATATTCAATGATCCATTCGTTGATCCTCG GGGGAAGGAGTCCATGATTTTTTCCATACAAAGTGATGTATACAGTTTTGGTGTGTTCCTTGTGGAGTTGATCAGTGGAAGGACGGCTGCGTCTGATCAAGGCATTATTGAATGG GTTCGGAACTTTCAAGAATCAAGTGAAATCTCTGCAATAGCAGATAGGAGAATGACCAGTGGCTTTACCCCACAAGGCATGAAGGAATTGTTGCGCTTGGCATCGCGGTGCGTGAACCCGACAAGCGAGGATCGTCCGTCGATGAGCCTGGTGGAAGCCGAGATACACCGGATACGCGAGCAGGAGATCAGGAGGACGACAGCCATGCCAGTGGGCGACACAACTGTGACCCTAGGCAGCCAGCTCTTCACATCACCAAGATGA
- the LOC123080396 gene encoding photosynthetic NDH subunit of subcomplex B 5, chloroplastic: MSSSSSSLASTISAAATAARPRHGAVKQQLSARVKPHQKHAAGCWESSGSGSSRAVVARAGPGPLTEIEPDLQEDPIDKWRTNGVLPEDFVYGVYDGHHTYDEGQEKKGFWEDVSEWYQEAEPPQGFQALISWAFPPAVILGMAFDVPGEYLYIGAAIFIVVFCVIEMDKPDKPHNFEPEIYMMERSKRDKLIADYNSMDIWDFNEKYGELWDFTVNRDDLIQP; this comes from the exons atgagcagcagcagcagcagcttggcGTCCACCATTTCTGCAGCAGCCACTGCTGCTCGTCCTCGCCATGGCGCGGTGAAGCAGCAGCTGAGCGCTAGGGTGAAGCCACACCAGAAGCATGCTGCAGGCTGCTGGGAGAGCagtggcagcggcagcagcagggcTGTGGTGGCGAGGGCTGGGCCCGGGCCGCTGACGGAGATTGAGCCGGACCTGCAGGAGGACCCCATCGACAAGTGGCGCACCAACGGCGTCCTCCCG GAGGACTTTGTGTATGGAGTGTATGACGGCCACCACACCTATGATGAAGGCCAAG AAAAGAAGGGCTTCTGGGAGGATGTCTCTGAGTGGTACCAAGAAGCTGAGCCTCCTCAGGGCTTCCAAG CACTCATCTCCTGGGCATTCCCTCCCGCAGTCATCCTCGGAATGGCTTTCGATGTGCCG GGGGAGTACCTTTACATTGGGGCAGCTATCTTCATCGTCGTGTTCTGCGTCATCGAGATGGACAAGCCGGACAAACCGCACAACTTTGAGCCGGAGATCTACATGATGGAGAGGTCCAAGCGCGACAAGCTCATCGCGGACTACAACTCCATGGACATCTGGGACTTCAACGAGAAGTACGGCGAGCTCTGGGACTTCACCGTCAACAGAGATGACCTCATCCAACCATAG